The following proteins are co-located in the Microplitis demolitor isolate Queensland-Clemson2020A chromosome 3, iyMicDemo2.1a, whole genome shotgun sequence genome:
- the LOC103580728 gene encoding rho GTPase-activating protein 17 isoform X5, giving the protein MKKQFFRVKQLADQTFSRAGKTEVLTDDLQAADKHVDQIRAALTGLSKRLGTLPNQTNVLDPAYKEKRLKKCPEYILGQTMLENAAVEGLMSFALSECGRAQVALANETVDHEAKVEQYVAAPLHHILETDVPNIIKHKRNLARLTLDMDSARTRYQQAFKHNAGGTGATKVDSLREELEEAETKVEQCRDQLAAEMFQLMSRETELAQTIIQYVKLQRAYHESALHCLEELIPGLESYINDNEMKPVYGYPLEEHLRVTNRKIALPIQLCVSTLLRLGMEEEGLFRIAGGASKLRRIKLSLDACCLTLPTALEYKDPHVVAGALKSYLRELPEPLLTFKLYPEWMAAAKISQSDARLRALWEVLHKLPSANLENLRFLIKFLAVLTKNSDINKMSPQNIAIVIAPNLIWSPQEDINTMVMNMSTANNSSLIVEQLITYADWFFPGEIDFDRDLDIGIVNGAESQVIGMRRCISNSSLSDLGESPPQGSPKPAARRKNKPAPTPPSVGNPGSGGGTPDKQERRVDDKPPPAPDKPPRPLTTATLNRHTYKAQKHEVNTELMTHHTDNKTDKVEKVLENEINKTPLGFEAVTNVDSTVINDNNDKINVESRAQVYDNDVEHKRNDSDPNPPIGFEGINSRTGSISGNGCGNAGGVIQSKIAADSSENIDAQKSRPVPAEKPGTSTLERRKMPVAAPRTITNVIPSNTVIVDDSVEIRNKKSDGNSVIVNATPDRNSKPAIPERPAGLARPSSLIRQHIRQSNDNLDADVG; this is encoded by the exons atgaagaaacaattttttcgagtTAAACAACTTGCGGATCAAACATTTTCTAG agctGGAAAAACAGAAGTGCTGACTGATGATTTACAAGCAGCAGACAAACATGTAGATCAAATAAGAGCCGCGTTAACTGGACTGAGTAAAAGACTGGGGACTTTGCCGAATCAGACGAATGTCTTGGATCCTGCTTACAAAGAAAAACGTCta AAAAAATGCCCGGAGTACATACTGGGACAGACGATGTTGGAAAACGCGGCGGTGGAAGGTCTGATGAGCTTCGCGTTGTCCGAGTGTGGAAGAGCCCAAGTCGCGTTGGCTAACGAGACAGTAGACCATGAAGCCAAAGTCGAGCAGTATGTAGCCGCCCCGCTTCACCATATTCTCGAGACTGATGTACCCAATATCATTAAACACAAGAGAAATTTAGCTAGATTGACTTTAGATATGGATAGTGCAAGAACTAGATATCAGCAGGCTTTCAAACATAACGCTGGAG GAACGGGAGCTACCAAAGTAGACAGTCTGCGTGAAGAGCTTGAAGAGGCTGAGACGAAAGTGGAACAGTGCCGAGATCAATTGGCTGCCGAAATGTTCCAGTTGATGTCCCGCGAAACGGAACTTGCTCAAACAATTATACAGTACGTGAAACTTCAACGAGCTTACCATGAAAGTGCCTTACATTGTTTAGAAGAACTCATACCTGGATTAGAGAGTTACATCa ATGACAATGAGATGAAACCAGTGTATGGTTACCCACTGGAAGAACACTTGAGAGTGACGAATAGGAAAATAGCACTACCGATCCAATTGTGCGTGTCGACGTTACTGAGACTGGGCATGGAGGAAGAGGGGCTCTTTAGGATAGCAGGTGGTGCGTCTAAATtaagaagaataaaattaagtttgGACGCGTGTTGCTTAACGCTGCCTACTGCGTTGGAGTACAAAGACCCTCATGTTGTTGCGGGCGCTTTGAAGTCATATTTACGCGAATTACCTGAGCCTCTTCTTACCTTCAA attataCCCAGAATGGATGGCCGCTGCTAAAATAAGTCAAAGTGACGCCAGATTACGGGCTCTCTGGGAAGTCCTTCATAAACTTCCGTCGgcaaatttggaaaatttgaggtttttaattaaatttttggctgTTCTTACTAAGAACagtgatataaataaaatgtcaccGCAAAATATTGCTATTGTCATTGCTCCTAATTTAATTTGGAGTCCTCAGGAAGATATAAATACCATGgt aatgAACATGAGTACCGCTAATAACTCTAGTCTCATAGTCGAGCAGCTGATAACTTACGCCGACTGGTTTTTTCCCGGCGAAATAGATTTCGATCGTGATTTAGATATTGGAATAGTCAATGGTGCTGAGTCACAAGTTATTGGCATGCGTAGATGTATTTCAAACAGTAGTCTGAGTGATCTAGGAGAAAGTCCACCGCAAGGTAGTCCAAAACCAGCGGCGCGTAGAAAAAACAAACCAGCTCCGACACCGCCAAGTGTTGGGAATCCTGGTAGCGGTGGAGGTACACCAGATAAACAAGAACGACGAGTTGATGATAAACCACCGCCCGCTCCAGACAAACCGCCACGGCCTTTAACCACAGCAACACTTAACCGTCATACTTATAAGGCTCAAAAGCATGAAGTTAATACTGAATTGATGACCCATCATACTGACAATAAAACAGACAAAGTGGAGAAAGTTCTTGAgaacgaaataaataaaacgccTTTAGGATTTGAAGCTGTTACTAATGTCGATTCGACGgtgattaatgataataatgataagataAATGTTGAATCACGTGCTCAAGTTTATGATAATGATGTTGAACATAAACGCAATGATTCCGATCCAAATCCTCCCATTGGTTTTGAAGGTATTAATTCACGTACTGGTAGTATAAGTGGAAATGGATGTGGAAACGCTGGAGGAGTAATTCAAAGTAAAATAGCTGCTGATTCTTCAGAAAATATCGATGCACAAAAATCTCGTCCTGTTCCTGCTGAAAAACCAGGAACGTCAACTTTAGAACGACGTAAAATGCCAGTTGCTGCACCACGTACTATAACGAATGTTATTCCATCTAAtacag TGATTGTAGATGACTCAGTAGAAATACGTAACAAAAAGAGCGATGGGAACAGCGTAATTGTTAACGCAACACCCGACAGAAATAGTAAACCCGCTATCCCAGAACGTCCTGCTGGGTTGGCTAGACCCTCGAGCTTGATCCGTCAACATATAAGGCAGAGTAATGATAACTTGGATGCTGATGTCGGA taa